DNA sequence from the Polyodon spathula isolate WHYD16114869_AA chromosome 19, ASM1765450v1, whole genome shotgun sequence genome:
AGCTCCATGGCAGCGGTGGCATCTTCCACTGAGCAGTGCCCTTCCCTGCCCACCTGACAGGAGGCACGAAGGTTAATACAAATTAACAGCATCACATTCAAGACTTAATAAAACCTTTCAGATCTACCACCGTCTCAGCATCTTAGAATGAAAAATCAGCAAAACAGCTACAAGATTTCAACACTCGTGCAAGGCAACCTCACATGGGGATGTACAGAAGATGCAAATGCACAACAGTCTCATATAAGGAGGCCATTTCCCcaataaagcaatggaaaataatgttattttttgttgtttttgtttttttaaagacatattttatctGTCCAAAACTACTGTTTTTGGCTACTTTCAATATTTCCTTCATTATACAATTTAGCTAAatttacaaacataaaaaaagaaaacttgaaaaAATCATGGTCTTTCAAGATGGAGGCTGACCTTAAACACTGTTTTCCAGTCTCCCTCATTGAGGATTTCTACTACAAGCCTGCCCCCGGCTGGGTAGCCGTGGTAGTGCAGCCTCACCTGGATGTCTCTGTTCAGCAGCTTCTTTGTAAGGTTCCGCAGCGAGACCGACGCCCTGACCGGGAGGCCGGCCCTCAGTCTGAGTAGCCGCTGGCGGCTGGTGTCTCTCGTCATCTCCCAGGGGTGATTATACCCCAGCGCCCGGAAATCATTGTGCAGGGCATGGCCCACCACAACCCTCCCCTTCAATATCTGCAGGAtctagagagagggagagggtatGTAACTAGAACACAAGAGCTTCAGCTCTGgaaatctgcaacaaaaaacaatagtGCGTAGCTACTATTCAGCTACTGTTCTGGGACTCATAACTGTGAAACGCTGACTGCAGGTAAGACTGTGAAGTCGCTCTCACCTCTCTCTGCGCCTCTCTGAAGGGCAGTGCGTCTCGGAGGTGGTGTTTGCGAATGCCGCTCCAGCGTGTCCGATAGTCCTCCACGGGCCCCAGCGGGCAGATGTACTTGTCATAGAGCACATCGCCATGGTAACCTACCAGGCTGCACCGTGCCACCTCGCTGTACCGCCCCCCGGGGCCCGTGCCCACCATCTCACAGTCCAGCGCCACCAGCTTGCTAGGGTTGGAGGGGAAGCAGGGAGAGCAGCGTCCACTGGAAGGGGGGCTGGCTTCCGATGAGAACCCGCTGTCGCACTCCCAAAGCCCTCCAGGGGGTGCCGTTAACAGCCCCCTCTTCCCACCCCCAGGCTCAGGAGGGAGAAGGGTTGTTCTGGGCTGGGAGCCCTTCTTGGGCAGAGTGGAGCTCAAGACTCTTCTG
Encoded proteins:
- the isg20 gene encoding apoptosis-enhancing nuclease, which encodes MPGAVTTAPPRNGNQTPTSLPWGLLNSCRHTPASLDPDSSAVDLSVPTVRQGSRKRQRLLARRAVLEKAGVLHKHKRDTGSRRVLSSTLPKKGSQPRTTLLPPEPGGGKRGLLTAPPGGLWECDSGFSSEASPPSSGRCSPCFPSNPSKLVALDCEMVGTGPGGRYSEVARCSLVGYHGDVLYDKYICPLGPVEDYRTRWSGIRKHHLRDALPFREAQREILQILKGRVVVGHALHNDFRALGYNHPWEMTRDTSRQRLLRLRAGLPVRASVSLRNLTKKLLNRDIQVGREGHCSVEDATAAMELYRLVEVQWEQEALSRLPAEETHSDLSPSHYMNDHYWPEDLKEDCK